From one Streptomyces chromofuscus genomic stretch:
- a CDS encoding ribose-phosphate diphosphokinase: MTGIKTTGEKKLMFFSGRAHPELAEEVAHQLGVGVVPTKAFDFANGEIYVRYQESARGADCFLIQSHTAPINKWIMEQLIMIDALKRASARSITVIVPFYGYARQDKKHRGREPISARLIADMMKTAGADRILTVDLHTDQIQGFFDGPVDHLFALPLLADYVGKKVDREKLTVVSPDAGRVRVADRWCDRLGAPLAIVHKRRDKDVANQVTVHEVVGEVKGRVCVLVDDMIDTGGTICAAADALFAHGAEDVIVTATHGVLSGPAADRLKNSRVSEFVFTNTLPTPGELAGDMDKITVLSIAPTIARAVREVFEDGSVTSLFDEQ; encoded by the coding sequence GTGACCGGGATCAAGACGACCGGCGAGAAGAAGTTGATGTTCTTCTCCGGCCGCGCCCACCCCGAGCTTGCCGAGGAGGTCGCCCACCAGCTGGGTGTCGGGGTCGTCCCGACCAAGGCCTTCGACTTCGCGAACGGCGAGATCTATGTGCGGTATCAGGAGTCGGCGCGTGGTGCGGACTGCTTCCTGATCCAGAGCCACACGGCTCCGATCAACAAGTGGATCATGGAGCAGCTGATCATGATCGACGCTCTGAAGCGGGCGTCGGCGCGTTCCATCACGGTCATCGTGCCCTTCTACGGTTACGCGCGGCAGGACAAGAAGCACCGGGGTCGTGAACCGATTTCGGCGCGTCTGATCGCGGACATGATGAAGACGGCCGGTGCGGACCGGATCCTGACCGTGGACCTGCACACGGACCAGATCCAGGGCTTCTTCGACGGCCCGGTGGACCACCTGTTCGCGCTGCCGCTGCTGGCGGACTACGTGGGCAAGAAGGTGGACCGCGAGAAGCTGACGGTCGTCTCGCCGGACGCCGGCCGGGTGCGGGTCGCCGACCGCTGGTGCGACCGGCTGGGCGCGCCGCTGGCGATCGTGCACAAGCGGCGGGACAAGGACGTCGCGAACCAGGTGACGGTCCACGAGGTCGTGGGTGAGGTCAAGGGCCGGGTGTGTGTCCTGGTCGACGACATGATCGACACGGGTGGGACCATTTGTGCCGCCGCCGACGCGCTGTTCGCGCACGGGGCGGAGGACGTGATCGTGACGGCGACGCACGGTGTGCTGTCGGGTCCGGCGGCGGACCGGCTGAAGAACTCGCGGGTGAGCGAGTTCGTGTTCACGAACACGCTGCCGACGCCGGGTGAGCTGGCCGGGGACATGGACAAGATCACGGTGCTGTCGATCGCGCCGACGATCGCGCGCGCGGTGCGTGAGGTGTTCGAGGACGGTTCGGTGACGAGCCTGTTCGACGAGCAGTGA